The following are encoded in a window of Caldicellulosiruptor danielii genomic DNA:
- a CDS encoding pyridoxal phosphate-dependent aminotransferase: MKYSQKALNISASPTLAIDSLAKKLKEAGENVIGFGAGEPDFDTPDNIKYAAVSAIVKGYTKYTPVAGISCLKEAVAKYYKENYALDYSPDEVVVSNGAKHSLMNVFFALLNEGDEVLLPSPYWVTYPELIKLAGGKVVVVPTAKESNYKVSGRDLQKYITSKTKALVLNSPSNPSGMVYTYEELREIVELCIQNEIFIISDEIYDKLIYDGKKHISPASFGEKAKELTIIVNGVSKSYAMTGWRIGYTLSNKELAKIMTNLQSHTTSNPNSIAQYAAYEALSGPQESLKKMVQEFAKRRDLIYELVNEIEGLSSIKPQGAFYIWVDLSGVIGKSFEGKVIDSANTFAKLLLENEKVAVVPSEGFGMENHIRLSYATSVQNIKEGLARIKRFVEKLK; this comes from the coding sequence ATGAAATATTCTCAAAAGGCACTTAACATTTCAGCGTCACCGACACTTGCCATTGATAGCCTTGCAAAAAAATTAAAAGAAGCTGGTGAAAATGTAATTGGATTTGGTGCAGGTGAGCCTGATTTTGACACTCCAGATAATATTAAGTATGCTGCAGTTTCAGCTATTGTAAAAGGGTATACAAAATACACGCCAGTTGCGGGGATTAGCTGTTTAAAAGAAGCTGTTGCAAAGTATTACAAAGAGAATTATGCATTAGATTATTCTCCAGATGAAGTGGTTGTTTCAAATGGTGCTAAGCATTCACTTATGAACGTGTTTTTTGCACTTTTGAATGAAGGTGATGAGGTACTTCTTCCATCTCCATATTGGGTTACATATCCAGAACTTATAAAACTTGCAGGTGGTAAGGTCGTAGTTGTACCAACAGCAAAAGAGTCAAATTATAAGGTAAGTGGCAGAGACTTACAAAAGTATATCACATCTAAAACAAAGGCTCTTGTTTTAAATTCTCCGTCGAATCCAAGTGGGATGGTCTATACATATGAAGAGCTTAGAGAGATTGTTGAACTTTGTATACAGAATGAAATATTCATTATTTCAGATGAGATTTATGACAAGCTCATATATGATGGAAAGAAGCATATTTCACCAGCTTCTTTTGGTGAGAAAGCAAAAGAACTTACTATAATTGTAAATGGTGTTTCAAAGTCTTATGCAATGACAGGCTGGAGAATAGGGTATACTCTTTCAAATAAAGAACTTGCCAAGATTATGACAAACCTTCAAAGCCACACAACCTCAAATCCAAACTCAATTGCCCAGTATGCTGCATATGAGGCTCTGAGCGGTCCTCAAGAAAGTCTTAAGAAGATGGTACAAGAGTTTGCAAAAAGAAGAGATTTGATATATGAGCTTGTAAATGAGATTGAGGGTTTAAGTAGCATAAAACCCCAAGGGGCGTTTTATATTTGGGTTGACTTATCAGGTGTTATTGGGAAAAGTTTTGAGGGGAAAGTTATAGACAGTGCAAATACCTTTGCAAAGCTTCTTTTAGAAAATGAAAAGGTTGCAGTTGTTCCAAGCGAAGGCTTTGGTATGGAAAATCATATAAGGCTTTCATATGCTACATCTGTGCAGAATATCAAAGAGGGCTTGGCCAGAATAAAGAGGTTTGTTGAAAAACTCAAATAA
- a CDS encoding O-acetylhomoserine aminocarboxypropyltransferase/cysteine synthase family protein, which translates to MEERKYGFDTLQLHAGQFVDKETKSRAVPIYQTTSYIFDTPEEAADLFALKKAGNIYTRIGNPTTDVLEKRIAALDGGVGAVATSSGQAAITYAILNIARSGDEVVAASTLYGGTYTLFAHTLRKLGITVKFVNPDYPEEFEKAITDKTKAIFVETLGNPNVNIPDFEAIAEIAHKHGIPFIVDNTFATPYLFRPIEHGADIVVYSMTKFLGGHGTSIAGIVVDSGKFEWNEKFPDLIQPDPSYHGLVYTKEFGNAAYIAKLRLTLLRDIGACISPFNSFLILLGVETLSLRMQKHVDNAMKLAKFLNDHPKVEWVNYPALEGNKYYELYKKYLPKGPGAIFTFGPEGGYNAAKKIINNVRLFSHLANVGDAKSLIIHPASTTHQQLTEEEQRAAGVLPEMIRLSVGIEDIEDLIYDIESALNKV; encoded by the coding sequence ATGGAAGAAAGAAAATACGGTTTTGATACTCTTCAACTTCATGCAGGGCAGTTTGTTGACAAAGAGACAAAATCAAGAGCTGTTCCAATTTACCAGACAACCTCATACATCTTTGATACACCCGAAGAGGCAGCAGACCTTTTTGCACTCAAAAAAGCAGGAAATATATATACACGAATAGGGAATCCGACCACTGATGTTTTGGAAAAAAGAATTGCTGCACTTGATGGTGGTGTTGGAGCTGTTGCAACATCTTCAGGGCAAGCTGCTATCACTTATGCAATTTTAAACATTGCAAGAAGCGGAGATGAAGTTGTAGCTGCTTCAACCTTGTACGGTGGGACATACACCCTTTTTGCTCACACTCTTAGAAAACTTGGCATTACTGTGAAGTTTGTCAATCCTGACTATCCAGAAGAATTTGAAAAAGCAATAACAGACAAAACAAAAGCTATTTTTGTTGAAACTCTTGGCAACCCTAATGTAAATATCCCTGATTTTGAGGCAATAGCAGAGATTGCACACAAGCATGGAATTCCTTTTATTGTTGACAACACATTTGCAACGCCGTATCTATTTCGTCCTATTGAACACGGGGCAGATATTGTTGTGTATTCAATGACAAAGTTTTTAGGCGGGCATGGAACATCAATTGCAGGGATTGTTGTTGACTCTGGCAAGTTTGAATGGAACGAAAAATTCCCAGATTTGATTCAGCCAGACCCAAGCTACCATGGTCTTGTCTACACAAAAGAATTTGGAAATGCTGCATATATTGCAAAGCTAAGACTTACGCTCTTGCGCGACATTGGTGCTTGCATTTCACCATTTAATTCGTTTTTGATACTGCTTGGTGTTGAGACGCTTTCTTTGAGAATGCAAAAACATGTTGACAATGCGATGAAACTTGCTAAATTTTTAAATGACCATCCAAAGGTTGAGTGGGTGAACTACCCAGCTTTAGAAGGTAACAAGTATTATGAGCTTTATAAAAAGTATCTTCCGAAAGGACCGGGTGCTATATTTACATTCGGCCCAGAAGGTGGCTACAACGCCGCAAAGAAGATTATCAACAATGTAAGACTCTTTTCACACCTTGCAAATGTTGGTGATGCAAAGTCGCTTATCATTCATCCTGCATCAACAACCCATCAACAGCTAACAGAAGAAGAGCAAAGAGCAGCAGGAGTTTTGCCAGAGATGATAAGATTGTCGGTAGGTATTGAAGACATTGAAGATTTAATATATGATATTGAGAGTGCACTCAATAAAGTGTAA
- a CDS encoding epoxyqueuosine reductase QueH, translating to MRLLMHTCCGPCSVYPLEKLLEEGHEVFGLFFNPNIHPYTEFKNRLDSAKLLYDLRGKKLIVIDEYPLEEFLRNCAFRENARCIYCYSVRLEKAASVAKKSGFDAFTTSLLVSPYQKHELIKELGEAISKKYEIEFYYRDFREGFREGRQKAREMGLYMQKYCGCIYSEKERFYKETK from the coding sequence ATGAGGTTACTTATGCACACATGCTGTGGTCCTTGCAGTGTGTATCCTTTGGAAAAGCTTCTTGAAGAAGGGCATGAAGTTTTTGGGCTTTTTTTTAACCCCAATATTCATCCTTATACAGAATTTAAGAACAGATTAGATTCAGCAAAGCTTCTTTATGACCTGCGCGGTAAGAAACTTATTGTGATAGATGAGTACCCTTTGGAAGAGTTTTTGCGAAACTGTGCTTTTAGAGAAAATGCAAGATGCATTTATTGTTATTCTGTAAGGTTAGAGAAAGCTGCTTCAGTTGCCAAAAAAAGTGGGTTTGATGCTTTTACAACCTCTCTTTTGGTAAGTCCTTATCAAAAGCATGAACTTATAAAAGAACTTGGGGAAGCCATTTCAAAAAAGTACGAGATTGAATTTTATTATAGAGATTTCAGGGAAGGATTTAGAGAAGGAAGGCAAAAAGCAAGAGAAATGGGACTTTATATGCAAAAGTATTGTGGTTGTATTTACAGTGAAAAAGAGAGGTTTTACAAAGAAACAAAATGA
- the obgE gene encoding GTPase ObgE: MFVDVAKIYVKAGDGGDGIVAFRREKYVPAGGPAGGDGGKGGDVIFVADRELNTLLDFKYKRHYKAQNGERGGPNNMHGKDGEDLIIKVPVGTVIKDAETGETIADLSREGDRAIVAHGGRGGRGNAHFATATRQVPRFAEVGEKGDELWVILELKVLADVGLIGYPNVGKSTFLSVATNAKPEIANYPFTTKYPNLGIVYISEGESFVLADIPGLIEGASEGAGLGHQFLRHVERTKVLIHVVDVSGSEGREPVEDFIKINDELKKYSPELAQKPQIVAANKMDLPDAQAYFELFKEEIEKIGYEVYPVSAATGMGVREVLKRAYELLKQQKMLDNEQEDAKPRTFVYYKKKDVKPLSIRKENGVYVVEGTVVEKVARNIVLNDHDSFRYFQNFLNKLGVFDKLREMGIQDGDIVRILDVEFEYYE; the protein is encoded by the coding sequence ATGTTTGTAGATGTTGCTAAAATTTACGTAAAAGCAGGAGATGGCGGAGATGGTATAGTTGCATTCAGACGCGAAAAGTACGTTCCAGCGGGTGGTCCTGCAGGAGGAGATGGTGGAAAAGGTGGAGATGTTATTTTTGTTGCAGATAGAGAGTTAAATACTTTGCTTGATTTTAAATACAAAAGGCATTACAAGGCACAAAACGGTGAGCGGGGCGGACCTAACAATATGCATGGAAAAGATGGCGAGGATTTGATAATAAAAGTTCCAGTTGGTACAGTTATAAAAGATGCTGAGACAGGTGAGACAATTGCAGACCTGTCACGCGAGGGTGACAGAGCAATTGTTGCCCACGGTGGAAGAGGTGGAAGAGGAAATGCTCATTTTGCAACAGCAACAAGGCAGGTTCCAAGATTTGCCGAGGTTGGTGAAAAAGGTGATGAACTTTGGGTGATATTGGAACTCAAAGTTTTAGCAGACGTTGGACTCATAGGCTATCCAAACGTTGGAAAGTCAACATTTTTATCTGTTGCTACAAACGCAAAGCCTGAGATAGCAAACTATCCGTTTACAACAAAGTATCCCAACCTTGGGATTGTATATATTAGCGAGGGTGAGAGCTTTGTACTGGCAGACATACCAGGGCTTATTGAAGGGGCAAGTGAAGGAGCAGGTCTTGGACATCAATTTTTGCGACATGTAGAAAGGACAAAGGTTTTGATTCATGTTGTTGATGTGTCGGGAAGTGAAGGAAGAGAGCCTGTTGAGGATTTTATAAAAATCAATGATGAGCTTAAAAAATATAGTCCTGAGCTTGCACAAAAACCGCAAATTGTTGCAGCAAACAAGATGGACCTTCCTGATGCCCAGGCGTATTTTGAACTTTTCAAGGAAGAAATTGAAAAGATAGGGTATGAAGTGTATCCTGTCTCTGCAGCAACAGGCATGGGTGTAAGAGAGGTTTTAAAAAGGGCTTATGAACTTTTGAAGCAGCAAAAAATGCTTGATAATGAGCAAGAGGATGCAAAGCCACGAACTTTTGTTTACTATAAGAAAAAGGATGTAAAGCCGCTGAGTATCAGAAAAGAAAATGGTGTATATGTTGTAGAAGGTACAGTTGTAGAGAAGGTTGCAAGAAACATAGTTTTAAATGACCATGACTCTTTCAGGTATTTCCAAAATTTCTTAAACAAGCTTGGAGTCTTTGACAAGTTAAGAGAGATGGGAATCCAGGATGGCGATATTGTGAGGATACTTGATGTTGAGTTTGAATATTATGAATAA
- a CDS encoding dipeptidase produces MFADAHNDILTTAFSKGENLYKNSCQFDFERAKSINLKLQYMAIWQDTRQKGINFLKNAFYFLDRINEYEINNITQSQKIEDGRINILLSIEDISFINDAYEVELLKQRGVKSATLSWNYENKLCGGAYSDKGLTSTGQKVLKKLLEENFVIDLAHASNKTFFDVVKHLNKPFIVSHSNCFSICPHPRNLTDEQIKIVRDFNGIIGINFYSPFVKDKGKANLNDLAKHIAYIAELIGAQYISFGSDFDGADEFPEGLRGVEDLPNVKEELGKWGFSEKEIENICYLNLVRFTEKFLK; encoded by the coding sequence ATGTTTGCAGATGCCCACAATGATATTTTAACTACTGCCTTTTCAAAAGGTGAAAATCTTTATAAAAATTCCTGCCAGTTTGACTTTGAGAGGGCAAAAAGCATTAACTTAAAACTCCAATACATGGCAATATGGCAAGACACACGTCAAAAAGGCATTAATTTTTTGAAAAATGCCTTTTATTTTTTGGATAGAATAAATGAGTATGAAATAAACAATATAACCCAAAGCCAAAAAATCGAAGATGGCAGGATAAATATTTTACTTTCAATCGAGGATATATCTTTTATAAATGACGCGTATGAGGTAGAACTTCTAAAACAAAGAGGGGTAAAAAGTGCAACACTTTCCTGGAATTACGAAAATAAACTTTGCGGCGGTGCATATTCAGATAAAGGTTTGACAAGTACAGGGCAGAAGGTTTTAAAAAAATTACTTGAAGAAAACTTTGTCATAGACCTTGCACATGCATCAAACAAGACTTTTTTTGATGTTGTAAAGCATCTAAATAAACCTTTTATTGTAAGCCATTCTAATTGTTTTAGCATATGCCCGCACCCGCGAAACCTAACAGATGAACAGATAAAGATTGTAAGAGATTTTAATGGCATAATAGGAATCAATTTTTATTCTCCATTTGTAAAAGATAAAGGTAAAGCTAATTTGAATGATCTTGCCAAACACATAGCATATATTGCAGAGCTAATTGGTGCACAGTACATTTCATTTGGGTCTGATTTTGATGGAGCAGACGAATTTCCAGAAGGCTTAAGAGGAGTTGAGGATTTGCCAAATGTAAAAGAAGAACTCGGAAAATGGGGATTTTCAGAGAAAGAAATTGAAAATATTTGCTATTTAAACCTTGTGAGGTTTACAGAAAAATTTTTAAAATGA
- the rpmA gene encoding 50S ribosomal protein L27 produces the protein MKLIFDIQLFAHKKAGGSTRNGRDSESKRLGVKRSDGQFVLAGNILVRQRGTKFHPGKNVGRGGDDTLFALVTGYVKFENKRGRKVVSVIPAEEMVAVQ, from the coding sequence ATGAAGCTAATATTTGACATTCAGCTTTTTGCACACAAGAAAGCTGGTGGTTCAACAAGAAACGGAAGAGATAGCGAGTCAAAAAGACTTGGTGTTAAAAGGTCAGACGGTCAGTTTGTGTTAGCAGGCAACATCTTGGTAAGACAGAGAGGTACTAAATTCCATCCTGGCAAGAATGTCGGCCGTGGTGGAGACGATACCCTCTTTGCTCTGGTTACAGGGTATGTAAAGTTTGAAAACAAGAGAGGAAGAAAAGTTGTATCTGTTATTCCAGCTGAAGAGATGGTTGCTGTTCAATAA
- the purB gene encoding adenylosuccinate lyase, producing the protein MHHIYETPLNSRYASDEMKRLFSDDTRFKLWRKLWIALAEAQKELGLDISDEQIEEMKKYADNINYDVAKQKEKELRHDVMAHIHAFGEQAKKARPIIHLGATSCFVTDNADIIIMYEAMKLIRKKLVSCIKVLSEFALKYKDMPTLGFTHFQPAQLTTVGKRAMLWVQDLVMDLEYLEYVMDHTYLRGVKGTTGTQASFMALFDGDEEKVKKLDQLVCKKMGFEKSFPLTSQTYPRKFDYLVLSVLTSIAQSAYKFANDIRLLQHLKEIEEPFEKTQVGSSAMAYKRNPMRCERICALARYVMVNIQNPLFTASVQWLERTLDDSANRRIAIPEAFLATDSILNLYHNVASGLVVYENMIKRHIEQELPFMATENILMEAVKRGGDRQDLHEKIRRYSMQAAQNVKEFGKENNLIELISNDPSFGLSKEEIETILDPKKFVGRAPSQVKEYYEEYVKPILEKYKDDLDFESEVNV; encoded by the coding sequence TTGCACCACATTTATGAGACACCACTTAACTCACGTTATGCAAGCGATGAGATGAAAAGACTTTTTTCTGATGACACAAGATTTAAGCTTTGGCGCAAGCTTTGGATTGCTTTGGCAGAGGCACAAAAAGAACTGGGGCTTGACATCTCTGATGAACAGATAGAAGAGATGAAAAAGTATGCCGATAACATAAACTATGATGTGGCAAAACAAAAGGAAAAAGAGCTTCGTCATGATGTAATGGCACATATTCATGCATTTGGCGAGCAGGCAAAAAAAGCAAGACCAATTATCCACCTTGGCGCAACAAGCTGCTTTGTGACAGACAATGCAGATATCATCATAATGTATGAGGCAATGAAACTGATTAGAAAAAAGCTTGTCAGCTGCATAAAGGTGTTGTCTGAATTTGCTTTAAAGTACAAAGACATGCCAACATTGGGTTTTACACATTTTCAGCCTGCTCAGCTAACAACAGTCGGCAAAAGAGCAATGCTTTGGGTTCAGGACCTGGTGATGGATTTAGAGTATTTAGAATATGTAATGGACCACACCTATTTAAGAGGTGTAAAAGGAACAACAGGTACACAAGCAAGTTTCATGGCGCTTTTTGATGGTGATGAAGAAAAAGTTAAAAAGCTTGACCAGCTTGTATGTAAGAAGATGGGTTTTGAAAAGAGCTTTCCGCTTACATCCCAGACGTATCCGCGAAAATTTGATTATTTAGTTTTATCAGTGCTTACATCAATTGCACAAAGCGCTTATAAATTTGCAAACGATATAAGGCTTTTGCAGCACTTAAAAGAGATAGAAGAGCCATTTGAAAAGACACAGGTTGGGTCATCGGCAATGGCATACAAACGAAATCCTATGAGATGTGAGAGAATCTGTGCCTTAGCAAGATATGTAATGGTCAACATTCAAAATCCGCTGTTTACAGCATCTGTACAATGGCTGGAGCGTACTTTGGACGACTCTGCAAACAGGCGAATTGCAATCCCTGAGGCGTTTTTAGCAACAGATAGTATTTTAAACCTTTATCACAATGTTGCAAGTGGGCTTGTTGTGTATGAGAACATGATAAAAAGACACATTGAACAAGAGCTTCCGTTTATGGCAACCGAGAATATACTGATGGAAGCAGTAAAACGTGGCGGTGATAGGCAAGATTTACATGAAAAGATTAGAAGGTATTCCATGCAAGCTGCTCAAAATGTCAAAGAATTTGGAAAGGAAAACAACCTGATTGAACTTATTTCAAACGACCCAAGCTTTGGGCTTTCAAAAGAAGAAATTGAAACTATTTTAGACCCTAAAAAGTTTGTAGGAAGAGCACCATCTCAGGTAAAAGAGTATTATGAAGAGTATGTAAAGCCCATATTAGAAAAGTACAAAGATGATCTTGATTTTGAATCAGAGGTGAATGTGTAA
- a CDS encoding MBL fold metallo-hydrolase, whose translation MILNILGARGPYPAKGEPTSGYLLKTKEANILLECGSGVLTRLLNFISFDEISFIICSHLHADHTSDLGVLRYYLASRGKEIDLYMPSEPKEEYDLIRKGVYRIKEIENNMEAKIGNLTIKFLEGQHPYKSFAVRIEEDDKVFGFSGDTGFKGELIEFFKDADVLLLNSAYTDKEAEKIEPEKRFHMSPKQAAEIAKKANAKLLVLTHLKPECNEKEHLMSAKEVFENVVLATDKDTIEF comes from the coding sequence ATGATATTGAATATTTTGGGGGCAAGAGGACCTTATCCGGCAAAAGGTGAGCCCACATCAGGGTATCTTTTGAAGACAAAAGAGGCAAATATTCTACTTGAGTGTGGAAGTGGAGTTTTGACAAGGCTTTTAAACTTTATTTCTTTTGATGAGATTTCTTTTATCATCTGCAGCCACCTTCATGCTGACCACACAAGCGATCTGGGAGTTTTGAGGTACTATCTTGCATCAAGAGGAAAAGAAATAGACCTTTATATGCCTTCTGAGCCAAAAGAAGAATATGATTTGATAAGAAAAGGAGTATACAGAATTAAGGAAATTGAAAATAATATGGAAGCAAAAATTGGAAATCTTACAATCAAGTTTTTGGAAGGTCAGCATCCCTACAAAAGCTTTGCTGTAAGAATTGAAGAGGATGATAAGGTTTTTGGATTCTCAGGTGATACAGGATTTAAAGGAGAGCTGATAGAATTTTTCAAGGATGCAGATGTACTTTTGCTAAACTCAGCATACACAGACAAGGAAGCAGAGAAGATTGAACCTGAAAAAAGGTTTCATATGAGTCCAAAACAAGCAGCTGAAATTGCAAAAAAAGCAAATGCAAAGCTTCTTGTTTTGACACATTTAAAGCCTGAGTGCAACGAAAAAGAACATCTTATGTCTGCGAAAGAGGTTTTTGAAAATGTTGTTCTTGCAACAGATAAAGATACAATAGAATTTTAA
- a CDS encoding ribosomal-processing cysteine protease Prp codes for MIEATFLKSQKKGYYKIVVKGHSHFAPKGKDIVCSAVSSIVLANVNGCIEILKAEHLLKQKEGYLEFEVLNNNEEVTKGCSLLLQTAYLALKELELQYPKHVKVEVKEDEANI; via the coding sequence ATGATTGAAGCTACTTTTTTAAAATCACAAAAGAAAGGGTATTATAAAATAGTTGTAAAAGGGCATAGCCATTTTGCTCCAAAAGGTAAAGATATAGTGTGCAGTGCAGTCTCTTCAATAGTGCTTGCAAATGTAAATGGCTGCATTGAGATATTGAAAGCTGAGCATTTGTTGAAACAAAAAGAAGGCTATTTGGAATTTGAAGTACTAAATAACAATGAAGAAGTAACGAAAGGTTGTTCACTTCTTCTTCAAACAGCATATTTAGCTTTAAAAGAGTTAGAACTTCAGTATCCAAAACATGTTAAAGTGGAGGTGAAAGAAGATGAAGCTAATATTTGA
- the rplU gene encoding 50S ribosomal protein L21: MYAIIETGGKQYKVQEGDVLKVEKLKADVDSMVKIDKVLAISSDDGFVVGKPYVDGAYVEAKVLKHAKDKKIIVFTYKSKTGYHRKLGHRQWYTKIQITKIVK; encoded by the coding sequence ATGTATGCAATAATTGAAACAGGCGGAAAACAATATAAAGTACAAGAAGGCGATGTTTTAAAAGTTGAAAAGCTGAAAGCTGATGTTGATTCTATGGTAAAGATTGACAAGGTGTTGGCAATTTCGTCCGACGATGGCTTTGTTGTTGGAAAGCCATATGTAGATGGCGCATATGTTGAAGCAAAGGTTTTGAAACATGCAAAGGATAAGAAAATCATAGTATTTACTTACAAATCAAAAACAGGTTATCACAGAAAGCTTGGACATCGCCAGTGGTATACAAAAATTCAGATAACAAAAATAGTAAAGTAA
- the yhbY gene encoding ribosome assembly RNA-binding protein YhbY, with protein sequence MLTSKQRAKLKGMANTMDAIIRIGKEGITERVLKQIDEALTARELIKIAVEKNCEVEPKEAITYICEKLNAEPVQVIGRKIVIYRRSEENPRIQI encoded by the coding sequence TTGCTAACATCCAAACAAAGAGCAAAACTCAAGGGCATGGCAAACACAATGGATGCGATCATTCGAATTGGCAAGGAAGGGATTACAGAAAGAGTACTTAAACAAATAGATGAAGCGCTCACTGCAAGAGAGCTTATAAAAATTGCCGTTGAGAAGAACTGCGAGGTAGAGCCAAAAGAAGCGATAACTTATATATGCGAAAAACTAAATGCTGAGCCTGTACAGGTAATTGGCAGAAAGATTGTGATTTACAGAAGGTCAGAAGAAAACCCGAGAATTCAGATTTAA
- the metX gene encoding homoserine O-acetyltransferase MetX, with amino-acid sequence MEKFEFWEEGYKKFVRFAHNKDFVLESGKTFGPITVAYEVYGEINKEKNNIILITHALTGDSHVAKHSEDDPKPGWWDKFVGPGKMIDTNKYFVICSNVFGGCQGTTGPSSIDPETGKPYGAKFPIITIKDMVNVQKKLLEALEIDHILCVVGGSMGGMQALEWAVSYPDFMDGVINIASPLKLNAQSIAFNEVMRRAIMADPNWHGGDYYDKTGPSQGLSIARMLGMITYQSDKLMDRKFNRRMKDPVESFFESFNTEFEVESYLHYQGMKLVQRFDANTYLYLTRAMDLYDLGRTYGSEEEALRRIKAKFLLIAITSDILFPLSQMRYMRDRLLEAGVDLVYKEIESDYGHDSFLVEEEKYRNIISEFLELLYNKEMIR; translated from the coding sequence TTGGAAAAGTTTGAGTTCTGGGAAGAGGGTTATAAAAAATTTGTACGATTTGCTCACAACAAGGATTTTGTATTAGAAAGTGGAAAAACATTTGGACCAATCACAGTCGCATATGAAGTTTATGGAGAAATAAATAAAGAAAAGAATAATATCATCCTTATAACCCACGCTTTAACAGGTGATTCTCACGTTGCAAAACATTCAGAAGATGATCCCAAGCCCGGATGGTGGGACAAGTTTGTTGGCCCTGGTAAAATGATTGATACAAATAAATATTTTGTAATATGTTCAAATGTGTTTGGAGGCTGTCAGGGCACAACAGGTCCTTCTTCTATTGACCCTGAGACAGGGAAACCTTACGGTGCAAAGTTTCCTATAATAACCATAAAAGACATGGTAAATGTTCAGAAAAAACTTTTAGAAGCTCTTGAGATAGACCATATCTTGTGTGTTGTTGGTGGGTCAATGGGTGGTATGCAGGCTTTGGAGTGGGCTGTGAGCTACCCGGATTTTATGGACGGGGTTATAAACATTGCATCACCATTGAAACTTAACGCACAGTCCATTGCTTTCAATGAAGTTATGAGAAGGGCTATCATGGCAGACCCAAACTGGCACGGTGGAGACTACTATGATAAGACAGGACCTTCTCAGGGACTTTCAATTGCCAGAATGCTTGGTATGATAACATACCAGTCTGATAAGCTCATGGACAGAAAGTTTAATCGCCGAATGAAAGACCCTGTTGAGAGCTTTTTTGAGTCGTTTAACACCGAGTTTGAAGTCGAAAGTTATTTACACTATCAGGGTATGAAACTTGTTCAAAGGTTTGATGCAAACACATATCTTTATCTCACACGCGCAATGGACCTTTATGATTTGGGAAGAACATATGGCAGCGAAGAGGAAGCTTTGAGACGAATAAAGGCAAAATTTTTACTCATTGCTATAACCTCGGATATACTTTTCCCGCTGTCTCAGATGAGATATATGAGAGACAGGCTTTTAGAAGCTGGGGTTGATCTTGTTTACAAAGAAATTGAGTCTGATTATGGTCATGACTCTTTTTTGGTGGAAGAGGAGAAGTACAGGAATATTATATCTGAATTTTTAGAATTACTATATAACAAGGAGATGATAAGATGA